The DNA region ACCCCATGACACGTACTGCTGTGGTGACCGGCGCAAGTTCTGGCATTGGCGCGGCGACCGCCTCGACGCTCGCCGAGGCGGGATTCGAAGTCGTCCTTGGGGCCAGACGGCTCGACAAGTTGGACGCGCTCGCCAAACGGCTCGGCGGGCGGGCGTTGCCGCTGGACGTCACCGACCAGGCATCCGTCGACGCCTTTGCCGCCCAGCTGGGCGGCGTGGACGTTCTGGTCAACAACGCGGGCGGGGCATTCGGGCTTTCCTCCGTGGCAGACGCGTCCGTCGACGAGTGGCGCCAGAACATCGAAGTCAACGTCTTCGGCACCCTGCGGGTCACCAAGGCGCTGCTGCCCCTGCTCCGCGCCTCCGACGACGCGATGATCGTCACAGTGACTTCGATTGCGGCGGACACCGTCTACACGGGCGGCTCCGCGTACACCGCGGCCAAGCACGCGCAGTCCGCGCTGCACCGCACCTTGCGGCTGGAGCTGAAAGGGGAGCCGATTCGGATTTCTGAGGTCAAGCCCGGCGCGGTGAACACGGAGTTCTCGCTCGTGCGGTTCGGCGGGGACCAAGCAAGGGCCGACGCGGTGTACGACGGGATCACGCCTCTGGTGGCTCAGGACGTCGCCGAAGTGATCGGCTTCATCGCGACCCGGCCGGCGCACGTCAACATCGACTCGATCACCGTGAAACCCCGTTCGCAGTACGAAGGCGCACAGCAGTTCCGCGCCCCCCGGCAGGAGGGCTTAGGCTAACCCCATGCTTGAGACCCGCAACAGCACGCCGTTCTTTGTCGCCGACTCCGCCGCCGTCCTCGATGTGGTGTCCGAACGGGCGGCGCAGAGCCCAGGCCACGTTTTCTTCGAGCGAAGGGTCGGCGGCGAGAAACACCAAGTCACCGCCTTGGAGTTCTACGAGCAGGTGCGCAAAGTCGCCAAAGGTCTCGTCGCCTCTGGCGTGGAGCACGGCGACCGAGTCGCGATCTGCGCCCCGACCCGCTACGAATGGGCGCTGCTGGACTTCGCCGTCTGGGCGGCAGGCGCAGTCACCACGTCGATCTACGAGACTTCCTCGAGCGAACAAGTCCGCTGGATCATTTCCGACTCCGAGGCCAAGCTCCTCGTCGTGCAAGACGCGAAGCTGCTCCAAGCGCACGAGGCTGTGCTCGCAACCATTCCCACTTTGCGCGAGACGCTGGTCTTCGACGGGGACCCGGGCGCGGTCGAACAGCTTGAGCTGCGCGGCGAGAACGTGCCGGACAGCGAGCTCGACTCGCGTCGCGCCCAGCTCGGCGCGGACAAGCTCGCCACGCTCATCTACACCTCGGGCACAACCGGCAGGCCGAAAGGCGTGTGCCTGACCCACCGCAACTTCCTTTCCGAAGTGATCGCGACGCAAGAGCCGATCAAAGCGATGGCCCCGAAGCAGGGCCGCGCGAACACCGCCATGTTCCTGCCCATGGCGCATATCTTCGCCCGCGCGCTCACCATCACCTCGATGAGCGCCAACGTGCTCATCGAATTCCTCTCCTCCACCGCCACGCTGTCGGAGGACCTGCAGAAAATCCAGCCCACGATCCTTTTCTCCGTGCCAAGGGTCTACGAGAAGGTCTACGACTCGGCGAAGAAAAAAGCAGCCGCGGGCGGCAAAGAGGGGATTTTCGAGCGCGCGAGCGCCGTCGCCGTCGCGTACAGCGAGGCTGTCGAGAACGGCAAGCCCGGCGTCGTTTTGAAGCTCCAGCACGCGCTCTTCGACCGGCTCCTCTACAGCAAGCTCCGCGCGGCTGTGGGCGGCAAGGTCGTCGGCGCCGTGTCGGGCGGCGCGGCGATCTCCCCGAGGCTGGCGCATTTCTTCAACGGCATCGGGGTGAGCGTCTACCAGGGCTACGGGCTCACGGAAAGCACGGCGGGCATCACCTTCAACTCGCCTGTGGCGAACAGGGTCGGCTCGGTCGGCAAGCTCGTGGCCGGGTGCAGCGCCCGGATCGCGGACGACGGCGAAGTACTCCTCGCCGGACCGGTGGTGTTCAGCGAGTACTGGCGCAATCCAGAAGCCACCGCCGGCGCGATCGAGGACGGCTGGTTCCACTGCGGCGACCTCGGCCGGATCGACGAAGACGGCTTCCTGTACATCACCGGGCGCAAAAAAGACATCATCGTCACCGCCGGGGGCAAGAATGTCGCCCCTCAGGTGCTCGAAGAAGTGTTGAAAGAGCACAATCTGGTCAGCCAGGGCGTCGTGGTCGGCGACGGGCGCCCGTTCATCGCGGCGCTGCTCACCCTCGACCCGGAAGCAGCGGCTTCCTGGGCAGCGGCCCACGGGCTCGCCGAGGACACCCCGGTTTCCGAGCTCGCGCAGAACGCGGAGCTCAAAGCCGATCTGCAAAAAGCGGTCGACCAGGCGAACAAGCACGTCTCGAATGCCGAGGCGATCAAGAAGTTCGCCGTCCTGCCGGAGGACTTCTCCATCGAAGGCGGCACGCTGACTCCGACTCTGAAAGTCAAACGAGACGTGGTGTCCAAACAGAACGAGGCCGCCATCGAGGCGCTGTACTCCTGATCCGCGCGCAAGGCCCCGGATCTACTACAAATTGTCGTAAAAACTACGATGGGCTTGTGACACCAGCCCCGACAGGCCGCCTCGCCAGCTGGCGGCCAAGCCTTCAGCAGCAATGGCTCGCCGCGCTGGCGTGCCTGGTGACCCAGGGCCTCATCACTGTCACCGGAGCAATCGTCCGCGTGACCTCGTCCGGACTCGGCTGCCCCACCTGGCCGACCTGTTTCCCGGACAGCATGACGCCGAGGGCCGACGCGCTCGTCCCCTGGCAGCACCAGGCGATCGAGTTCGGCAACCGCACGCTCACCGGCCTGGTGAGCCTCGCCGCGATCCTCGTGGCAGTCCTGGTCACGTTGGCGCGCCGCAAGCGGCCAGTGCTGGTTTTGGGGTGGGCGATGATCGGGGGGACGCTCGCCCAAGCGGTGATCGGCGGCATCACTGTGCTCGCAGGGCTGAAGTGGTGGACCGTGGCGATCCACCTCGTCGCCTCCATGGTGATGATCTGGTTCGCCACCCTCCTGGTCGCGCGTGTCCGCGAACCTGACGACGATCTGCCCGCGGGCCGCGCAGACCAGCGGCTGCGAACCAGCGCGGCCGTCTCCGGGGCGCTGCTCGCGCTGGTGCTTGTCGCGGGCACACTCGTGACTGGAGCCGGACCCCACGCGGGAGACAAAAGCACAACAAGACCAGTGGCGCGGCTGGACGTGCCGATCCCCGAACTCGCCCGCTGGCATAGCGCGCTCGTGCTGTGCTACCTCGTCTCTTTGGCCGCGCTCAGCTGGTTCGCGCGTTCCGCGAACCCTCCAACACGCCGCGCCGCGCGCATCGCCGCCGGCCTCGCGCTGGCCCAAGGCGCGCTCGGCGAGGCGCAATACTGGCAAGGCGTCCCCTCGCTCCTCGTGGTGCTGCATGTGGGCGGCGCAGTTCTCGTGGCGTCGGCGACAGCGTTCGTGTGGGCGCGAACCACCACAAGGCCGACCCTCCGCGCGGACACCGCCCCGCCCGGCGTCGTCACGGCTGCCGCGCGCGCCCGCTGACTGTCCCGAGCGCCCATCGCGCGCTCACCATTGCAGCGCGCTGATGCCCCGCTCTTCTCGATAATATTGGTCGAGTTCTTGCCTCCAGCGGGCGTTGGCCAGCTGGGGCCTGCCAGCCCGGTCAGCGGATTCCCGGTACCACGCCGCCTCTTTCGGGGGCAGGCCGGCAGGATCGTACAGCCCGTCAGGGTCGAGCCGCGCGAGGTCCTGGGCGTGCTGGAGCGGATGGGCCTGCTTGAGCGCAAGCTCCTGCGCGCTGAGCGAGCGCGGGTCCGCGACGGCTTTCTCA from Segniliparus rotundus DSM 44985 includes:
- a CDS encoding SDR family oxidoreductase, whose translation is MTRTAVVTGASSGIGAATASTLAEAGFEVVLGARRLDKLDALAKRLGGRALPLDVTDQASVDAFAAQLGGVDVLVNNAGGAFGLSSVADASVDEWRQNIEVNVFGTLRVTKALLPLLRASDDAMIVTVTSIAADTVYTGGSAYTAAKHAQSALHRTLRLELKGEPIRISEVKPGAVNTEFSLVRFGGDQARADAVYDGITPLVAQDVAEVIGFIATRPAHVNIDSITVKPRSQYEGAQQFRAPRQEGLG
- a CDS encoding AMP-dependent synthetase/ligase is translated as MLETRNSTPFFVADSAAVLDVVSERAAQSPGHVFFERRVGGEKHQVTALEFYEQVRKVAKGLVASGVEHGDRVAICAPTRYEWALLDFAVWAAGAVTTSIYETSSSEQVRWIISDSEAKLLVVQDAKLLQAHEAVLATIPTLRETLVFDGDPGAVEQLELRGENVPDSELDSRRAQLGADKLATLIYTSGTTGRPKGVCLTHRNFLSEVIATQEPIKAMAPKQGRANTAMFLPMAHIFARALTITSMSANVLIEFLSSTATLSEDLQKIQPTILFSVPRVYEKVYDSAKKKAAAGGKEGIFERASAVAVAYSEAVENGKPGVVLKLQHALFDRLLYSKLRAAVGGKVVGAVSGGAAISPRLAHFFNGIGVSVYQGYGLTESTAGITFNSPVANRVGSVGKLVAGCSARIADDGEVLLAGPVVFSEYWRNPEATAGAIEDGWFHCGDLGRIDEDGFLYITGRKKDIIVTAGGKNVAPQVLEEVLKEHNLVSQGVVVGDGRPFIAALLTLDPEAAASWAAAHGLAEDTPVSELAQNAELKADLQKAVDQANKHVSNAEAIKKFAVLPEDFSIEGGTLTPTLKVKRDVVSKQNEAAIEALYS
- a CDS encoding COX15/CtaA family protein, with the translated sequence MTPAPTGRLASWRPSLQQQWLAALACLVTQGLITVTGAIVRVTSSGLGCPTWPTCFPDSMTPRADALVPWQHQAIEFGNRTLTGLVSLAAILVAVLVTLARRKRPVLVLGWAMIGGTLAQAVIGGITVLAGLKWWTVAIHLVASMVMIWFATLLVARVREPDDDLPAGRADQRLRTSAAVSGALLALVLVAGTLVTGAGPHAGDKSTTRPVARLDVPIPELARWHSALVLCYLVSLAALSWFARSANPPTRRAARIAAGLALAQGALGEAQYWQGVPSLLVVLHVGGAVLVASATAFVWARTTTRPTLRADTAPPGVVTAAARAR